A region from the Benincasa hispida cultivar B227 chromosome 10, ASM972705v1, whole genome shotgun sequence genome encodes:
- the LOC120088634 gene encoding IRK-interacting protein yields the protein MAATSATKMFRNAGDVSRQEIQAAIAKAVELRALHAALMQGSSPSNLRFPSASPVSHAASQFSAQDYPVFTPSYEDEPTNGYHQVPMRIGTFSESWDEYGLGGGGGGGGNEDETILSDYKKEISKGLASDFTNLEPHICPAEDHKPLTGYDFQTSPANDYFKSSRRNSLGDSKSVSSCNRCRPAIITKESDNTAKNSRLSNTIVPLTDSHLSTQSQPKSRGVISRLFPRLKKKNKYENSPNRTESEDVSQIFKDLGIVSIETLKKELIDANETRDAALMEVSEMKSSLGELRQKLEGLENYCEELKRALKQATNARDLQTATNLPKRIPSSAGTNGENRMPVSEEVMVEGFLQIVSEARLSVKQFCKTLVSQIEETDNTLMENLNSILQPYKLSLNSKYSRAVLYHLEAIINQALYQDFENCVFQKNGSPKLLDPHQDRQAQFSSFVALRNLSWNEVLRKGTKYYSEEFSKFCDQKMSCIITTLNWTRPWPEQLLQAFFVAAKCIWLLHLLAFSFDPPLKILRVEENRSFDSSYMDDVFAERQKNGPSRVKIMVMPGFYVQEKILRCKVVCRYKSPA from the exons ATGGCTGCCACGAGTGCTACCAAAATGTTTCGCAACGCCGGTGATGTTAGCCGCCAAGAAATTCAGGCCGCCATTGCTAAAGCTGTTGAGCTGAGGGCTCTTCATGCCGCTCTTATGCAAGGAAGTAGCCCTTCTAACCTTCGATTCCCTTCGGCTTCTCCTGTTTCTCATGCTGCTTCTCAATTCTCTGCTCAGGATTACCCTGTTTTCACCCCT AGTTATGAAGATGAGCCAACGAATGGATACCATCAAGTTCCGATGAGAATTGGGACTTTTTCAGAAAGCTGGGATGAGTATGGAttaggaggaggaggaggaggaggaggaaatGAAGATGAAACAATTTTATCCGATTATAAGAAGGAGATTTCAAAAGGCTTGGCTTCTGACTTTACCAATTTGGAACCCCATATTTGTCCTGCTGAGGATCATAAGCCTCTCACTGGATATGATTTTCAAACATCACCTGCAAATGATTACTTCAAATCATCTAGGAGGAATAGTTTGGGGGACTCGAAATCGGTTTCTTCATGCAACCGATGCAGGCCTGCGATTATTACGAAGGAGAGTGACAATACAGCAAAGAATAGCAGGCTTTCAAACACCATAGTGCCATTGACAGATTCTCACTTGTCTACTCAATCGCAACCAAAAAGTCGGGGAGTGATTTCGAGGTTGTTTCCACggttaaagaagaagaataagtaTGAGAATTCCCCAAACAGGACGGAGTCAGAGGATGTCTCTCAGATATTTAAGGATTTGGGGATAGTGTCAATTGAAACATTGAAGAAAGAATTGATTGATGCGAACGAGACGAGAGATGCTGCATTGATGGAGGTTAGTGAGATGAAGTCGTCTTTAGGTGAGCTGAGGCAGAAGCTGGAGGGCTTGGAGAATTACTGTGAGGAATTGAAGAGAGCTTTGAAACAAGCAACAAATGCAAGAGATCTCCAAACTGCTACCAATTTGCCGAAGAGAATACCATCGAGTGCAGGGACGAACGGAGAGAACCGAATGCCAGTGAGCGAGGAAGTGATGGTGGAAGGCTTCCTGCAGATAGTATCGGAAGCAAGGCTATCGGTAAAACAATTCTGCAAGACACTTGTAAGCCAGATCGAAGAAACTGACAATACCCTCATGGAGAATTTGAATTCAATTCTACAACCTTATAAGTTATCTCTAAATTCCAAGTACTCGAGAGCTGTGCTGTACCATTTGGAAGCTATTATCAATCAGGCACTCTACCAAGATTTTGAGAACTGTGTGTTTCAAAAGAATGGCTCACCTAAGCTGTTAGACCCTCACCAAGATCGCCAAGCACAGTTCTCGTCGTTTGTGGCGTTGCGAAATCTCAGCTGGAATGAAGTGTTAAGGAAGGGAACAAAATACTACAGTGAAGAGTTCAGCAAGTTTTGTGATCAGAAGATGAGCTGCATAATCACAACTCTTAATTGGACGAGACCATGGCCAGAGCAACTGCTTCAAGCCTTCTTTGTAGCAGCTAAATGCATTTGGCTGCTTCACTTGCTCGCCTTCTCGTTTGATCCGCCGCTTAAAATCCTGAGAGTGGAAGAGAACAGAAGCTTCGATTCGAGTTACATGGACGACGTATTTGCAGAGAGGCAGAAAAACGGTCCGAGTCGGGTTAAGATCATGGTGATGCCGGGGTTTTATGTACAAGAAAAAATTTTAAGGTGTAAAGTTGTTTGCAGGTATAAGTCACCTGCTTAA